In a single window of the Leptospira barantonii genome:
- a CDS encoding LIC11742 family lipoprotein — protein sequence MRVLKSRNILLLALVSFLLSGCIYRDIRVPGLGTNYTQYLISSDDFQILGTVETEGVYTSWLMLVVTGETGYKELRDKSKAMGGDEIMNYRFEVEETSILLVVWNRVKWKATAHAIKYREKIKKP from the coding sequence ATGAGAGTTTTGAAATCGAGAAACATTCTGCTTTTGGCGCTTGTTTCCTTTTTGCTGAGCGGTTGTATCTATAGGGATATTCGAGTTCCCGGTCTGGGTACGAATTATACTCAATATTTGATCTCATCGGATGATTTTCAAATTTTGGGAACCGTGGAAACCGAAGGGGTTTATACGTCTTGGTTGATGCTCGTGGTTACGGGTGAAACCGGTTATAAAGAATTGCGCGATAAATCCAAAGCCATGGGCGGGGACGAGATCATGAACTATCGTTTCGAAGTCGAGGAAACGAGTATTCTTTTGGTCGTTTGGAACCGGGTCAAATGGAAAGCAACGGCTCACGCGATCAAATACAGGGAAAAAATCAAAAAGCCTTAA
- a CDS encoding long-chain fatty acid--CoA ligase: MEKTSLYHLLKDVSVVYADRPMYWIREESGDFRGISYKDWYENLKNLSMFLIDLGMQKGNTAGLICDNRYEWSLCSLSLVTIGCVDVPRGCDATLDDLKYILGHSEAKVLFLENEKVLKKLLEDKSSLADVKTILLIDPPSKWKDLENARVQLSGIKFVFLEEALLEGEKSRMKKGDKPYVQRGETLIGKDLATIIYTSGTTGAPKGVMLNHRSFTWGIHQLQEFVPGSCNDRTIVFLPPWHIAERLLETTLIAWGASMACSSVPTIPADMQKVKPTVLVSVPRLWEGLYKRIHDTVRKSPPLRQQLFHFAVRMAAITTSLQDTIRDSYATTDTENPNQKVMDRFVASVLLLSLYPVKILSYKILQRVRDLFGGKMRFALCGAGAMPSHIQFFFRSAGIPIIETYGMTETTGIGAIGEFPLPKNGAIGAPLPGTAIKLVGEDGRIVSLPGEKGVAWHKGPHVTVGYYKEREKTAKALQDGWLDSGDILTWTHTGELKFAGRAKDTIVLSGGENLEPAPIEAKLTESEFINQVIVVGQDRKNLGVLIVPFYDRVQEEFSAQGKKIPKDPNEWNSSKEVSVFFKNIVKDKVSTRAGFKSFEKIAHVHILPKEFEKGKEMTETMKLKRNVVFSLYNNVIQSMYENDED, from the coding sequence ATGGAAAAGACGAGCCTTTATCATCTTCTTAAGGACGTTTCCGTAGTTTATGCGGACCGACCCATGTATTGGATTCGGGAAGAATCCGGCGACTTTCGCGGAATCTCTTATAAGGATTGGTATGAAAATCTAAAAAACCTCTCCATGTTCTTGATCGATCTCGGAATGCAAAAAGGAAACACGGCCGGGCTTATCTGCGACAACCGATACGAATGGTCTCTATGTTCTCTTTCGCTAGTTACGATCGGATGTGTGGACGTTCCGAGAGGATGCGACGCAACCTTGGATGATCTGAAATACATTCTCGGACATTCGGAAGCGAAGGTTCTCTTTTTAGAAAACGAAAAGGTTCTCAAAAAATTACTCGAGGACAAATCGAGTTTGGCGGACGTAAAGACGATTCTTCTCATCGATCCTCCTTCCAAGTGGAAGGATTTGGAAAACGCACGTGTACAACTTTCCGGAATCAAATTCGTTTTTTTAGAAGAAGCGCTTTTAGAAGGCGAAAAATCCAGAATGAAAAAAGGAGACAAACCGTACGTTCAAAGAGGAGAAACATTGATCGGAAAGGATCTCGCAACGATCATCTATACTTCCGGTACGACCGGAGCTCCGAAAGGTGTGATGTTGAATCACAGAAGTTTTACTTGGGGAATCCATCAACTACAGGAATTTGTTCCAGGTTCCTGCAACGATAGAACCATCGTGTTTCTTCCGCCTTGGCATATCGCGGAAAGACTTTTGGAAACTACTCTCATCGCTTGGGGAGCGTCCATGGCATGTTCTTCGGTTCCTACGATTCCTGCGGATATGCAGAAAGTAAAACCGACCGTTCTTGTTTCGGTTCCGAGACTTTGGGAAGGTCTTTACAAAAGAATTCACGATACGGTCCGGAAGTCTCCTCCTCTTAGACAACAACTCTTTCATTTCGCGGTAAGAATGGCCGCGATTACTACAAGTCTTCAAGATACGATCCGAGATTCTTACGCGACTACCGATACGGAAAATCCGAATCAAAAAGTTATGGATCGTTTTGTCGCGAGCGTCCTTCTTCTTTCTCTTTATCCCGTTAAGATTCTTTCCTATAAAATTCTGCAAAGAGTGCGGGATCTTTTCGGAGGAAAGATGAGATTCGCGTTATGCGGCGCGGGTGCTATGCCTTCTCACATTCAATTTTTCTTTCGTAGCGCCGGAATACCGATCATAGAAACGTACGGTATGACGGAAACCACCGGAATCGGAGCGATCGGAGAATTTCCACTTCCGAAGAATGGCGCGATCGGCGCTCCGTTACCCGGAACCGCGATCAAACTCGTGGGCGAAGACGGAAGAATCGTAAGTCTTCCCGGTGAAAAGGGAGTCGCTTGGCACAAGGGCCCGCACGTAACCGTTGGCTATTACAAAGAACGCGAAAAAACCGCCAAGGCGTTGCAAGATGGATGGCTCGACTCCGGAGATATTCTCACTTGGACCCATACGGGAGAACTGAAATTCGCGGGAAGAGCAAAGGATACGATCGTTCTTTCCGGAGGTGAGAATCTGGAACCGGCACCGATCGAAGCAAAACTTACCGAATCGGAATTCATCAATCAAGTCATCGTTGTCGGTCAGGATCGAAAGAACTTAGGAGTTTTGATCGTTCCGTTTTACGATCGGGTTCAGGAAGAATTCTCCGCACAAGGAAAGAAAATTCCGAAAGATCCGAACGAATGGAATTCATCCAAAGAAGTAAGCGTATTCTTTAAGAATATCGTAAAGGATAAAGTTTCCACGAGAGCGGGTTTTAAATCCTTCGAAAAAATCGCACACGTCCACATTCTTCCCAAAGAATTCGAAAAGGGAAAAGAAATGACCGAAACGATGAAACTCAAACGAAACGTGGTATTTTCACTTTACAATAACGTGATACAATCCATGTATGAAAACGATGAGGATTGA
- the argC gene encoding N-acetyl-gamma-glutamyl-phosphate reductase, whose protein sequence is MAEISILGAGGLTGKELLSLLSHQSEHEVVHITSDKLAGKTLSEVFPEIPFPKNLTFHKHEDAVPKKSLVVLAVPNEVSVESAPKFLDAGHKVIDLSGVYRLHDQEILEKSYKLKHTKFSYVDKAVFGIPEIFRDKLKNADFVSNPGCFSTSVILPVFLLNELRKNLRPRIVADSKSGVSGAGGRTEDAGFSYTGVYENFRAYKVLTHQHEPEIKEYVYAKSGLAEPEVIFTPHLLPVYRGILSTIFLELDAEPSRDPIEVLRNSSQNEPFIRILNTPEEIELKKIQHTNFLDISVRRRGNTLVIVAALDNLVKGAAGQALQNINLMTGTRETLGLLP, encoded by the coding sequence ATGGCGGAGATCAGTATCTTAGGAGCGGGCGGTTTAACCGGTAAGGAATTACTTTCACTTCTTTCTCATCAGTCGGAACACGAAGTCGTACATATCACGAGCGATAAACTCGCGGGCAAAACCCTCTCCGAAGTTTTTCCCGAAATTCCGTTTCCAAAAAATCTCACATTTCATAAACACGAGGACGCGGTTCCTAAAAAATCCTTGGTGGTTCTTGCGGTTCCGAACGAAGTTTCCGTGGAATCCGCACCGAAGTTTTTGGACGCCGGTCATAAAGTGATCGATCTTTCCGGGGTCTATAGACTTCACGATCAAGAAATATTAGAAAAATCTTATAAACTAAAACATACGAAATTTTCGTATGTGGACAAGGCGGTTTTCGGAATTCCGGAAATCTTTCGGGATAAACTGAAAAACGCGGACTTCGTTTCCAACCCGGGTTGTTTTTCCACTTCGGTGATTCTTCCCGTGTTTTTGTTAAACGAACTCAGAAAAAATCTGAGACCTCGGATCGTAGCGGATTCCAAATCGGGAGTTTCCGGCGCGGGTGGAAGAACGGAAGACGCTGGATTTTCTTATACGGGTGTGTATGAAAACTTTCGTGCCTATAAGGTTCTTACCCATCAACACGAACCGGAGATCAAAGAATACGTTTACGCAAAGTCCGGTTTAGCAGAACCCGAAGTGATCTTTACGCCCCATCTTCTTCCGGTTTATAGAGGAATTCTTTCCACGATCTTTTTGGAATTGGACGCCGAACCTTCGCGGGACCCGATCGAAGTTTTGAGAAATTCTTCCCAAAACGAACCGTTTATCCGGATCTTAAATACTCCGGAAGAGATCGAACTCAAAAAAATCCAACATACGAACTTCCTGGACATCAGCGTTCGTAGAAGAGGAAACACGTTAGTCATCGTTGCCGCCTTGGACAACTTGGTCAAAGGTGCGGCGGGTCAGGCGTTGCAAAACATCAATCTGATGACCGGAACCCGGGAAACTCTGGGACTCCTCCCCTAA
- a CDS encoding patatin-like phospholipase family protein, whose protein sequence is MARKIHPEILKFLSGISLFQKLSPAVLTRIYQNIEERNVYNHDVIYFRGDISDKLFIVRHGEVMLTFGESGKAVKYLGEGEFFAENSLMTRTQHGGSAIAVMDTLLYVLDGHFFLKLAEKEPILSGNLIRLMSNRFREHLEPEDKLSSLPRRMICHVPLEEVQGYKEKLDAIVKIGGYSHEGKMTLVPMESFEKVSIQDAIRKLSLLRNQFPVIHLYFQHAGLKPELDKLLLQADQIVFWEDNPERNQKKKTEIITYFRSRIRNFAGRTIRYVDSVNSIRPEDSVKHQKIFHKEETFSRYLVSRTRGLALGGGGARALAHVGLLRVLERENIKVDLVSGASFGAVIAALYARGENTDTIQKMIYKFFGGLDKPFDPTVPLVSFFKGKKMNRMLKDAFGSALIEDLKIPFVTSAVDLHSGEEYIMDRGPIWEALAAAMSLPGMFPPVFHGDHLLVDGGVINNVPENLIRQRGADIVLSANVSPLRDEAIVRLLEDRKVTGKSFFKNLWEDLKYPPILKIMGRAITLEGREITKLRKDKMDLFINLHIEEFSFFDFNKFREIIRKGEEETENHLEEIYGLFYPGKKYSKKKR, encoded by the coding sequence ATGGCACGAAAAATTCATCCTGAAATTCTGAAATTTCTTTCCGGGATATCCTTGTTTCAAAAATTATCTCCGGCCGTTCTGACTCGTATCTATCAAAACATCGAGGAAAGGAACGTTTACAACCACGACGTGATCTACTTTCGAGGCGATATATCGGATAAGCTATTTATAGTTCGACACGGCGAGGTGATGCTTACTTTCGGAGAATCCGGAAAAGCGGTTAAGTATTTGGGCGAAGGAGAATTTTTCGCGGAGAACAGTTTGATGACCCGGACGCAACACGGCGGTTCGGCGATTGCGGTGATGGACACTTTGTTGTATGTTCTTGACGGACATTTCTTTTTGAAGCTCGCCGAGAAGGAACCGATCCTTTCCGGCAATTTGATTCGATTGATGAGCAATCGATTTCGGGAACATCTGGAACCCGAAGACAAACTGAGTTCTCTTCCGAGAAGGATGATCTGTCACGTTCCTTTGGAAGAGGTTCAAGGTTATAAGGAGAAGTTAGACGCTATCGTGAAGATAGGCGGGTATTCTCACGAAGGAAAGATGACCTTGGTTCCCATGGAATCCTTCGAGAAGGTAAGCATTCAGGATGCGATTCGAAAACTTTCTCTTTTACGAAATCAGTTTCCGGTCATTCATTTATATTTTCAACACGCGGGTCTGAAGCCGGAGTTGGATAAGTTGCTCTTACAAGCGGATCAGATCGTTTTCTGGGAGGACAATCCGGAACGAAATCAAAAGAAAAAAACCGAAATCATCACTTACTTCCGTTCGAGAATCCGCAACTTCGCGGGAAGAACGATCCGTTATGTGGACTCGGTCAATTCCATTCGACCGGAAGACAGCGTAAAACATCAGAAAATCTTTCATAAGGAAGAAACATTCTCCCGCTATCTCGTGTCTAGAACCAGAGGACTCGCGTTAGGTGGAGGAGGTGCAAGAGCGTTAGCTCACGTAGGACTTCTTCGAGTATTAGAAAGAGAGAATATAAAAGTGGATCTTGTTTCCGGCGCATCTTTCGGAGCGGTGATCGCGGCCTTGTATGCGCGAGGAGAAAACACGGATACGATTCAAAAGATGATTTATAAGTTTTTCGGAGGATTGGATAAACCTTTCGATCCTACGGTTCCTCTCGTTTCCTTTTTTAAAGGAAAGAAAATGAATCGAATGCTGAAAGATGCGTTCGGTTCCGCCTTGATCGAAGACTTAAAAATTCCGTTCGTGACTTCCGCCGTGGATCTTCACAGCGGAGAAGAATACATCATGGACCGAGGTCCGATTTGGGAAGCTCTTGCGGCGGCGATGAGTTTGCCAGGAATGTTTCCTCCCGTATTTCACGGAGATCATCTGCTCGTGGACGGAGGAGTCATCAACAACGTTCCCGAAAATTTAATCCGACAAAGAGGAGCGGACATCGTTCTTTCCGCGAACGTTTCCCCTTTGAGAGACGAAGCCATCGTTCGTCTATTGGAGGATCGAAAGGTCACGGGAAAATCGTTCTTCAAAAATTTATGGGAGGACTTAAAGTATCCGCCCATTCTAAAGATTATGGGAAGAGCGATCACACTCGAAGGAAGGGAAATCACGAAACTCAGAAAGGATAAGATGGATTTGTTCATCAACCTTCATATAGAAGAATTCTCCTTTTTCGATTTCAATAAGTTTCGTGAAATCATCCGAAAGGGAGAAGAGGAGACGGAGAATCATCTCGAAGAGATATACGGCCTCTTTTATCCCGGAAAAAAATATTCAAAGAAGAAACGATAA
- a CDS encoding phosphorylase produces MRIEPAKTLICSAIADELDLISKSGKYPALLCGIGNLEAGLRLQRFLLEHQNKHLELPTQVLFVGSAGVYPWLHPSFWKDRFGFSNHIENQELAKLERKVRVPEIVPDSYEFPHSFEFTSMEEILISKTNATGSITIENVSGKALEYLREHDLGFENMECFGLAKVCRDFGIPLYSFFALTNTVGPSGSEEWRFNYKRESARLQEFLLSFLL; encoded by the coding sequence ATGAGGATTGAACCTGCAAAAACTCTAATATGTTCCGCGATCGCAGACGAACTGGATCTGATCTCGAAATCGGGAAAGTATCCCGCTCTTCTTTGTGGCATCGGAAATTTGGAAGCGGGGCTTCGTCTTCAAAGATTTTTACTCGAACACCAAAACAAACACTTGGAACTGCCTACTCAGGTTCTATTTGTCGGTTCGGCCGGCGTTTATCCTTGGCTTCATCCCAGCTTTTGGAAAGATCGATTCGGTTTTTCGAATCATATCGAAAATCAGGAACTTGCAAAGTTGGAACGAAAGGTTCGAGTTCCGGAGATCGTTCCCGATTCGTATGAGTTCCCACATTCTTTCGAATTTACGTCAATGGAAGAAATCCTGATTTCAAAAACCAACGCAACCGGATCGATCACGATTGAAAATGTTTCCGGCAAGGCCCTCGAATATCTGAGAGAACACGATCTCGGTTTTGAAAACATGGAATGTTTCGGACTCGCAAAAGTTTGCCGAGATTTCGGAATTCCTCTTTATTCTTTTTTTGCGTTAACTAACACTGTCGGGCCTTCCGGTAGCGAAGAATGGAGATTCAACTACAAAAGGGAATCGGCCCGACTTCAGGAATTTCTTTTATCGTTTCTTCTTTGA
- a CDS encoding HIT family protein codes for MSDCPLCKFHQSGDDSEILFRFGEFSVRHSEEEKKLKGYLYIEPRSHWTSYQDWSKDAFSDFGKALEFATNWIYKNHSPVKVYTVTVSEMVPHMHFHLIPRYSEELKGVDYIRLALQGKLPDQNYIRDL; via the coding sequence ATGTCCGATTGTCCACTTTGTAAGTTCCATCAATCCGGAGACGACTCTGAAATTCTTTTCCGTTTCGGAGAATTTTCGGTCCGTCATTCCGAAGAAGAAAAAAAACTCAAAGGGTATCTTTATATAGAACCCCGTTCTCATTGGACCTCGTATCAAGATTGGTCCAAGGATGCGTTCTCCGATTTCGGCAAGGCGCTCGAGTTTGCGACCAATTGGATCTATAAAAACCATTCTCCCGTTAAAGTGTATACGGTGACGGTTTCGGAGATGGTTCCTCACATGCACTTCCACTTGATTCCGCGTTATTCCGAAGAATTGAAAGGGGTCGATTATATTCGACTTGCGCTTCAGGGAAAATTGCCCGATCAGAATTACATTCGAGATTTATAA
- the recA gene encoding recombinase RecA yields the protein MGEGIMKKSKEEAQNVDDSKKLAIEQAMSQIEKQFGKGAIMKLGSDAAKQTVQVIPSGSLDLDIALGIGGYPIGRIVEIYGPESSGKTTLTLSAIAEAQKRGGVAAFIDAEHALDPSYAKKLGVNIDELLVSQPDNGEEALEICESLVRSNAIDLIVIDSVAALVPKAEIEGDMGDSHMGLQARLMSQALRKLTGTIAKSKTVVIFINQIRMKIGVMFGSPETTTGGNALKFYCSVRLDIRKIETLKEKEESVGNRVRVKVVKNKCAPPFKQAEFDIIFNAGISREGSLVDLGVKHDIISKAGAWYSYNTEKIGQGKEAAKEYLKNNPEIAFTVENMVRDLNSLPLLAQDNKKPRKEEKLEQAAG from the coding sequence ATGGGAGAAGGTATTATGAAGAAAAGTAAAGAAGAAGCTCAGAACGTAGACGATTCCAAGAAGTTAGCGATCGAGCAAGCGATGAGCCAAATTGAAAAACAATTTGGAAAAGGTGCGATCATGAAATTAGGATCCGATGCGGCGAAACAAACCGTGCAAGTGATTCCTTCGGGTTCTTTGGATCTGGACATCGCGCTCGGAATCGGCGGTTATCCGATCGGTAGAATTGTAGAGATCTACGGACCGGAATCTTCCGGTAAAACCACTCTTACCCTTTCGGCGATTGCGGAAGCTCAGAAAAGAGGCGGAGTGGCGGCGTTTATCGACGCAGAACACGCATTAGATCCTTCTTATGCAAAAAAACTCGGAGTGAATATCGACGAACTTTTGGTTTCTCAGCCGGACAACGGAGAAGAAGCCCTTGAGATCTGCGAATCCCTGGTTCGAAGCAACGCGATCGATTTGATCGTAATCGACTCGGTAGCGGCCTTGGTTCCAAAAGCCGAAATCGAAGGAGATATGGGAGATTCTCACATGGGTTTACAAGCAAGACTCATGTCCCAGGCACTCAGAAAGTTAACCGGAACGATCGCAAAATCCAAAACCGTAGTTATCTTTATCAACCAGATCCGGATGAAAATCGGGGTTATGTTCGGTTCTCCGGAAACGACCACGGGTGGAAACGCTCTGAAATTCTATTGTTCGGTTCGTTTGGACATCCGTAAAATCGAAACCCTCAAGGAAAAGGAAGAATCCGTCGGAAACCGGGTTCGTGTCAAAGTCGTGAAAAACAAGTGTGCGCCGCCTTTTAAACAGGCAGAATTTGACATAATCTTCAACGCAGGGATCAGCAGAGAAGGTTCTCTGGTTGACCTTGGTGTGAAACATGATATCATTAGCAAGGCCGGAGCCTGGTATTCTTATAATACGGAAAAGATCGGGCAAGGAAAAGAGGCGGCTAAAGAATACCTCAAAAATAATCCCGAGATCGCTTTCACCGTGGAGAACATGGTAAGAGATCTGAACAGTCTGCCTTTGCTGGCTCAAGATAATAAAAAACCTCGTAAAGAGGAAAAATTGGAGCAGGCCGCAGGCTAA